In Chiroxiphia lanceolata isolate bChiLan1 chromosome 2, bChiLan1.pri, whole genome shotgun sequence, a single genomic region encodes these proteins:
- the LOC116783453 gene encoding cell surface glycoprotein CD200 receptor 1-B-like — MSQKWAVLAVLLFLPVNLIEAYNTVSVEAGHEAVLSCPYIFNVSLLMVTWKKKCSSCCVLAYRSDHNETGKTNCTERIMWKYSPHSDPALRIYPVNLGDEGNYSCEIVNSEGNFYFSSSLAVMVPPRATLTYDKSRGAVCRASAGKPAADISWMPASSASTEEEIQHANGTVTRVSYTGWANGTLPTATCLVTHPASNQTLSIDLTNAPPSLPYLLIGGSASVAAVTGVTLFLIFWCRAFRLRQLVQVPAEPSATRNSKSTPSHALPEIIYENYYPGSIYMNQYQTQVV, encoded by the exons ATGTCTCAGAAATGGGcagtcctggctgtgctccttTTCTTGCCAGTCAATCTGATTGAAG CTTACAACACGGTGAGTGTGGAGGCTGGTCATgaggctgtgctgagctgccctTACATCTTCAACGTGTCTTTGCTGATGGTGACATGgaagaagaaatgcagcagTTGCTGCGTGTTGGCCTACAGAAGTGACCACAACGAGACAGGGAAGACAAACTGCACTGAGAGGATCATGTGGAAATATTCACCCCACAGCGACCCCGCCCTTCGTATCTACCCCGTGAACCTTGGGGATGAGGGAAATTACAGCTGTGAAATTGTCAACAGCGaagggaatttttatttttcctcttctctggctgTGATGG TCCCTCCTAGAGCGACTCTGACCTACGACAAGAGCAGGGGGGCCGTCTGCCGGGCGTCTGCGGGAAAGCCGGCTGCTGACATCTCCTGGATGCCGGCAAGCAGCGCCAGCACCGAGGAAGAAATCCAGCACGCCAACGGGACGGTGACCAGGGTGAGCTACACAGGCTGGGCCAACGGCACGCTGCCCACTGCCACCTGCCTGGTGACCCACCCAGCCTCAAACCAGACCCTGTCCATAGACCTGACGA ATGCTCCCCCCAGCCTTCCCTATCTCCTGATAGGGGGATCTGCAAGTGttgctgctgtcactggtgTGACTTTATTCTTGATTTTCTGGTGCAGAG CTTTCCGGTTACGACAATTGGTGCAGGTGCCAGCAGAACCATCTGCA ACTAGGAACTCCAAGTCCACACCCTCACATGCCTTACCAGAGATTATCTACGAGAATTACTACCCAGGATCTATATATATGAACCAATACCAGACACAGGTAGTCTGA